The Marinitoga hydrogenitolerans DSM 16785 nucleotide sequence TATAATATTTTCATCCAATTTTAATTTTTCATTAGACCATACTTCTATATTATCTTTACTACAAATATCAACTAATTTTTTTATATTCATATATCTCGGTTTATTAGCTTCTTTTAATATAGTAAATAAAACAGGAGGAGTAACTTTAATTATTTCAATAGTATTATCCATTTCTCTTTCTATAATAAATTCACTATTATCAAAACTAATTTTTTTCACATAAGTAACTTGAGGTATATTCAATTTTTCAGCAATTTGAGGTCCAACTTGTGCAGTATCACCATCAATAGCTTGTTTTCCTGTTAATATTAAGTCATAATCTAAATGTTTTATTGCTTCACTTAAAATGTTAGATGTAGCCCAGGTATCAGAACCACTAAACTTTTTATCACTTAATAATATTGCTCTATCTGCACCCATTGCTAAAGCTTCTTCTAGAACTTCTTTTGCTTGTTCTGGTCCCATAGAAATAACAGTTATATTTGCATTAAATTTGTCTTTTAGTTTTAGAGCTTCTTCTAAAGCAGCTTTGTCATCATAGTTCATTATTGAAGGAACACCTTTTCTTATTAATGTTCCCGTAATAGGATCTATTTTTAATTCAGTTGTATCTGGAA carries:
- a CDS encoding electron transfer flavoprotein subunit beta/FixA family protein, translated to MNIIVCIKQVPDTTELKIDPITGTLIRKGVPSIMNYDDKAALEEALKLKDKFNANITVISMGPEQAKEVLEEALAMGADRAILLSDKKFSGSDTWATSNILSEAIKHLDYDLILTGKQAIDGDTAQVGPQIAEKLNIPQVTYVKKISFDNSEFIIEREMDNTIEIIKVTPPVLFTILKEANKPRYMNIKKLVDICSKDNIEVWSNEKLKLDENIIGLKGSPTKVRKTFTPEISKKSIILEGNISEQIDFLINELKEKHLI